The DNA segment TGCGTTTATACAGAAGATATCTGGGAAAGCCTTACGGCACACATTTTGGGGGCATAACGTGACATGATAAAAATCAACAATTCGAGATTAAACGTATTTTGTTTTCCACAGCACAATATTGTTGATTATATGCCACCATCAGTGCTTTTTCAGTATTAATGTGGGTAttggttaattaagtgatttttttcattaatcagcATCGGCAGTGTGTTTGGTTGAGAATGTGATTAATTTCACTCTCACCCGATATATATCACAAGCATTTTTATATAacgtgtttgtgtttgatttaatACAGTGCCAGCTGTTGTGTTCTGTGGACAGAAGCAGGTGTTCCTCAGGTCACACACCTGCATTTGGGTTAAAGATCATTTTAGGAAAGACGTTTGGGGTTCAGCAAACCTGTGCTTTTAGTTTCAgattaaagagaaaaacaaagtcCTTTAACATTCACTCGAACTACACAAATTATAGAATGACCAGTGGGTTTTTCTAAATATGTGAATTTCTAGCTATTGAAATAGATTTTCGGATTGTTTAGATCTCTTTTGTGAGTTCAGATTAAACTACGTTGGTTTATACCTTTCCAACAACATGTTGGTTATACGTTGAGGTCTTCAAAATGTCTATTGAATCAACTGAATATGactaaaacatcataatttatatattttcaaaagtgAATTGAGAAAATCAGCCTAAATGCTGTCGCTTTGCACTCTGAAATATGACTTTGTACTTTAGAGGGTTTATTGAAATGATATGCGCTTGCATGTAACATAGTCAATAGCTGCTATTTTCTTGCAAACGAaacttgtaatttgtgtatttccGAAAAGCCTCCTGATTTTTCCTTGATGTTTTCTTCTGTGTGTTTCCTCTGACTCATTCTCTGATAGGCTGTCAGTAATTGGTTCATTGGCCCCACACACTGCAGGCCCTCCTTCTGCATGACACATGAAGAACAGAAAGGAAAACACAGACACCCAGTTGACAGCTCACACACAGACGTCCAAGGATGACCCTCTCTTGCATGTGCTTTGGTTTGTTCATATGGATGGCAGGTAAGAACTCTCTTTTGCATTCTATATTAAGACCTGTCAAACTTTTAATGTGATCAGACTTAAGTGATACAGTAATATGAGCTCAGTGTGAGTACATCTGCAGAAGTCAAAGTAAATTGATAACTTTTATATCTTTAGTTTGAAAACTGTCATAAATGTATGTCATCCTGCAAAGATGGTATTTTTAtacaatcttttaaaataacatgGTGTGTGAAGGTATCAATGCTGCGTTGTAGGCCCAAAAACGTTTACATCCTTAGGCAATTACGAGATTTGATGTAAGTGTTTGTAGATTTTGCTAACGCAATGCTTTCACATTTGATAACATATAAAAGTTTTCCGATAATTATCACAGGTGTGTAATAATGCGCTACAAGTCAGGTAATCTAATAACTGAGTCTCTCACACTCATGTAAAATAACAGCTTGTTCATttgcatacaaatatattttaatgtaaaataaatattcatttgtattcatgcatattcttctttttattattatttaaacattttcgctctggtttgtttgttgctGGTTTTTTAGAATGATCTCCTCTGTCGAAGTCAGTGTTAAACAAAAATCGCTTTGCAACTTAAATCTGATTCACTAAAGACTCACTTTTTATGCTTTCACACTCTCAACCTATTTTGGATTTTATACCAAACTGAATGTTGTAATTTGCGTGAATGGATATTTTTTGACATATGAACTATAATGTTTTCTTCGCATATGAAGCTATGCCCACATAAGCATATCTGAAAGTGTCAAGGCAAAAAATATGTGCTTTTTCCCCCCAGGCACTGATAAGAGAGGAAAACTATTTTGCAAGAGAATATAGACAACACAAATTGCCCATAAGCATACTGTCTGTCTATTCAGGTTTCCATTCTTACATAACAAGGAAATTACTGCCTTATGTGTATCTAGTTCTGTATGGTTTATTGTGAAAGGGACTTTCAGCCTTTTCTGTTCTGCTTTGTTCCACAGTTTCTAAATCTGTTATAAACCTGTCATCTTTTACTGTTGTACTTTCTGCAtagaaaaaaagctgaaaaatatcTGATTTAATACTGTATGTCGGTGCCCTTTGAATAGGTACCATTCAGACGCTAAACTGTCATtaaacccaaaaatcaaaatgtgCATAACGAACAAAGCAGAACTTATgattttctatttgtttctccTTTAGCGGCTTCACTGGCCACCATTCAAGCTACGCCGTATGTTCTCTACACCAAAATCAACGGCTCGGAAACTATCACCTGTGAATGTCCAGATCACTCCTGCCAGGAGGTTTTTTGGTACCGATACCTTGAGAGGACAAAGACTCTTCAGTTCCTCTTGTATTGTAACAGCGCTGGCAGAGAGCGACATGGAGAAAACCTGTCCGCCACTCGCTTCAAGGGCTTGGTGTCCTCCGGACAGAGGGTGGTCTACACCCTGCGCATAACAGGACTACAGGAGAATGAAATCGGCTTCTATTCCTGcatgtttaaaactaaaaatactatGCCTGTTGGATATTACATAATGCCTGGAGGTATAGCAGCACTCTCCTTCTCTGTTTTGGTCCCCTACCCAGTTTTTTCTTTAATGGTGTTAGTGAATGAAGATTTCAGGATGAAAAAAGTCACAGTGAATCTGAGACACCAAATGTTGGTTTACAGAGTCATATTAGTAAAATCACACTAGCAATGAACTTTCCATCCCTaaagtgagaggatctttacatGGTGTTAAGTTGGAGATGTTTCCAAATATACACGTTATACAAGTATTCACGTCTTTCCTGGTGCTCAAGAGCATCTCAAGATCTTAAATGACTAATAGTAGAAGTGAAGTGTTCAAAGATGCTGAGATGTTTGGCCTCAGAATCCTAGAGTTCTTTTAGTTTAAGCAGGCCTTGACCTGTCTTCGATCTTCTAGTCTGGAACGTTCATGTTAATTGACTTGGTTGTCAAGTTGCTGGACACTGTGGGTGCAAAATTTTCTAGTTTTACATATGTTCTGTCTTGATGTTCTCTGTTCTTTGTTCTCCAGTGAATCCTCCAACAGTTCAGCCGCCAACAGTTAAGACCAAGACACCCAAGAAGACCTGTAATTGCAAACCCCCCATGTCTCCTAAAGGTACGGACTGAGACGTGCTGTTAGATGTTACTGATTTTGTGCTGTTTCATACTGTTTAGTTTAATTGGTTTGTTTGTGTCACGTTTTGCAGGCTGTGAACAATCAGTGCTTTGGCCGGGCATTGGTGCTCTTTTGCTTTTGGCCATTACACTTGCTGGCACACTTTACTACTTTAGTcgtgagtgcacacacacacacatacacacacagagattgCACATGTCTTTGTGATGTACACACTGGTACATCACAATGGTCAATGAAAGAACTTAACAACTTCAGTTTGGCCATGTAACATGTTTATGTAGTTTCAGATGTTCAGAAGTCCATTGTGAGAGTTTCT comes from the Cyprinus carpio isolate SPL01 chromosome B21, ASM1834038v1, whole genome shotgun sequence genome and includes:
- the cd8b gene encoding uncharacterized protein cd8b; amino-acid sequence: MTLSCMCFGLFIWMAAASLATIQATPYVLYTKINGSETITCECPDHSCQEVFWYRYLERTKTLQFLLYCNSAGRERHGENLSATRFKGLVSSGQRVVYTLRITGLQENEIGFYSCMFKTKNTMPVGYYIMPGVNPPTVQPPTVKTKTPKKTCNCKPPMSPKGCEQSVLWPGIGALLLLAITLAGTLYYFSRLPKKCRHRFTKTNQLR